The DNA window AGAGCGCCAGCGGAAGATAAAGCACCACAAGCCGACGCGGCAGCCGGTTCAGATAGCTCATGCCCTCACTGGTGTCGGTCAGGACTTCGGTCTGCGATTGCGACATTTGCCGCCTCCTAATCCTGGCCGCCCTGCTGCCATTTGCGGCGTTGCAGGCCAAAGAAGCTGAACATGATGGCTGCGAGCAGGAACGGGATCATGGCGACCGCGATGGCCGCCCCTTCCCCGAGCTGACCGCCCGGTATGGCGCGCTGGAACGAGAGCGTGGCCATCAGATGCGTGGCGTTCACCGGCCCGCCCTTGGTGAGCACATAGATGAGCTGGAAGTCGGTGAAGGTGAAGAGAACCGAGAAGGTCATCACCACCGCGATGATCGGCGTGAGCATGGGAAGCGTCACATAGCGGAAGCGCTGCCAACCCGTGGCGCCATCAAGCGACGCCGCCTCCTGCAGAGACTGCGGGATGGTCTGGAGCCCGGCCAGCAGGCAGATGGCGACGAAGGGTATGCCACGCCAGACATTGGCGGCGATCACAGAGGCCCGTGCGTTGTTCGGACTGCCGAGGAAATTGATCGGACTGTCGATGATGCCGAGCTGTATCAGCGACCAGGAAATGATCGAGAACTGGGAATCGTAGATCCACCAGAAGGCAAGCGCCGATAAAACGGTCGGCACCACCCATGGCAGCAGGACGATGGCGCGCAGGATGGACTTGAAGGGCAGCTTCTCGTTGAGGAGCAAAGCCAGCCAGAGGCCCAGCCCGAATTTCAACACCGAGGCCACGACCGTATAGAGAAGCGTGTTGAAGACCGACAGCCAGAAGACGGAATCGCGCGAGAGAAACTCATAATTCTCCAGCCCGATGAAGATGCCGTCGCGGCCGATGCGCGTGTCGGTGAAGCCGAGCCAGACCCCGAGGCCGAGCGGATAGGTCAGAAAACAGACGAGAAAAACCGCCGCCGGCAGCATGAACAGGAAGGCAAGCACGTTGCCATTCTGCATGAAGGCGGAAAGCGTAAGGCGAGGCGCTTCGGGCGATATGGTGGACATCGCATTCTCCGGCCGGATTGGAAGTCGGCGCACCGGCATCCAAGGGGATGCCGGTGCAGACCCGATCAGGGCTTCGCAGGAAGGCTGCCGCTAAATCCGGTAATACCGGTTTGCCCTTCTCTCTGCTTCCGCGGCCGCCTCTTCCGGCGTCGTTTGCCCGGTGACGGCGGAAGCGAACATGTCGACCAGCACGTAGTCCGCCATGACCCCGGCCGAGGCATAGCCCAGCGGGCCGGCATAGCCGTTCGGCCGGAGCGTTTCGGAAGCACGGGCGTAAGGCGCGTGAACCGGGTCCGCCGTCCAGACGGGATTATCCGCAAAGGCCTTGAGCGGCTGACAGCAATAGGCGCTGGAGCCTTCGATCCAGGCGTTCATCTGGTCGGCTTCCATCATGAACTTGATATAGGCCTTCGCCGCTTCCGGATACTGGCAGTGGTTGAAGAGGAGTATGGAGCTCGTCTGGTGCAGCTCCGCGCTCTCGCCCACGGGACCGATGGGGAAGTTGGTGGTGCGGATGTCCTCGGCGATTTCCTGCAAGGCCTGATCGTTCTTCGCGGCGTAGTACAGCGAGACGCCGTTGGCGGTCAGCGAGATCTGGCCGGCCAGAAAGGCGCGGTTGTTGTTGATGTCGAGCCAGCTTTCCGTGCCGGGAATGAAGGTTTCGTAGAGCGCCTTGGCGTAGTTGATAGCCTCGATGGTCTCAGGGCTGTTGATGGTGACCCTGCCCTGCTCGTCCACCATCTTGCCGCCATGGCTCCAGAGCAGCCAGTGCGCATAGTTGTTGCCGTCGCCGACGGCCTTGCCGTGCGGGAAGCCCGCCGGCGTGCCGGCTGCCTTCATCGCCTTGCAAAGCTCCAGAAAGCCGTCCGTATCCTGCGGGAACTCGCTGAAGCCAGCTGCCTTCATATGGCTGTCGCGGTAGCAGACTGCATTGCCGATCGCCGTCAGCGGCATGGCGATGAACTGGTCGCCGCGCGTGGCATAGCCACGCAGGCCGTCATACCAGCCGCCATATTTTTCGCCGAGATAATTGGCCAGCTCGGTCAGATCCACCAACTTGTCCGGATACTGGTGCGCATCGTCGAACCAGGCCATCACCATGTCCGGGCCGCTGCCCACATTGGCGGCCACGGCCGCCTTGGGGCGGATATCCTCCCAGCTTTCCTGGTCGACGCGCACCTGAACGCCCGTCTGCTCGGTGAATTTCTGCGTGTTGGCGTTCCAGGCTTCCTCGTCGCCCTTCACGAACGGCACCCAGCGCAGGAGCCTGAGGCTCGCTCCTTCCTCCGGCGTGTAGGTCGGCTCGGATTCGGCGAATGCCGGGCGCAGCCCCAGGGCGCCGAGCCCTGCCATGCCCGCCAGACCTGCCGATCCTGCCAGAAAATCGCGTCGCTTTATGGTCATTGTTTCCTCCACGTGAATTCCGGGACGTCATCGTGCCGGCACCCGCTGCCCCGGGGAGCGGGTGCCGAGACATCGGCACGCGGCGGGACGGCCTCCTCCGTCCCCGCCGCGGCCGTCAAGCCGAAAGCCTCTGGCCTGCCTCCCTGTCGAAAAGATGAACACGATCGGCATCGATGGCGAGATTGATGGTCTCTCCGGGGCGCGCCTGCACGCGCTCGCGGAAGACGCAGTTCGCCTCCCCGCCACCGAGCCTCACGATCATATGGGTCTCATAACCCGTGGGCTCCGTCACGATCACCTCGGCAGGGAAGCCGGCGGGATCGAGGCTTATGAACTCCGGCCGCACGCCATAGACGAGATCGCGCCCGACCGCGTTCTGACCCGGGTCCGCGACCGGCAGCCGCGTGCCGTCTTCGGCCACGAAGACGGTCCTGTTTTCGGGATCCAGACGCCCGTGGATCATGTTCATGGCCGGCGAGCCGATGAAACCCGCCACGAACAGATTGGCCGGCCTGTCGTAGAGATCGAGCGGGGCACCTATCTGTTCGACGATGCCGTCATGCATGACCACGATCTTGTCGGCCATGGTCATCGCCTCGATCTGGTCATGCGTCACATAAACCGTCGTCGTTTGCAGGCGCTGGTGCAGTTCCTTGATCTCCGCCCGCATCGCCACGCGCAGCTTGGCGTCGAGGTTCGACAGAGGCTCGTCGAAGAGGAAGACCTGCGGATCACGCACGATCGCCCGCCCCATGGCGACGCGCTGACGCTGACCGCCCGAGAGTTGGCGCGGATAGCGGTCGAGCAGATGCGAAAGGCCGAGAATCTCGGCCGCGGCGTTGACGCGCTTGTCCCTCTCCTCTTTGGCTGCTCCTTTCAATTTTAGCGAGAAGGCCATGTTGTCGGCCACGGTCATATGCGGGTAGAGGGCATAATTCTGGAACACCATGGCGATGTCCCTGTCCTTCGGCGGCACGGCGTTGACGATCCTGTCGCCGATGCGGATCGCCCCCGCGGAGATGTTTTCCAAGCCCGCCAGCATGCGCAGCAGCGTCGATTTCCCGCAGCCCGAGGGGCCGACGAGAATGACGAACTCGCCGTCATCGATGCCTATATTCACTCCCTTGATAACGGGAACCGCCCCAAAGGACTTCTTCACGTCAACAAACTGGACTTCCGCCATTGCTCCTCCTCCAGATTCCCGCCCTCAGCCGCGCCCGACAAGCGGCATCTTCGTGGCCATCACCGTCATGGTCAGCACATTCGCATCGAGCGGCAGGCTCGCCATATAGATCACTGCCTTCGCTATATGCGCCACCGGAATCGTCGGCTCCACCGCGGTTTCCCCGCTCGCCTGCAGCACGCCGACACTCATCCTGGATGTCATGTCGGTCGACGCATTGCCGATATCGATCTGCCCGCAGGCGATGTCGAAGGGCCTGCCGTCCAGCGCTGTCGATTTCGTGAGCCCGGTGATGGCGTGCTTCGTCGCCGTGTAGGGGGCGGAGTGGGGCCGCGGCGTCTGGGCGGAAATGGATCCGTTGTTGATGATCCGCCCGCCGCGTGGCGTCTGCGCCTTCATGAGCCGCATGGCCTGCTGGGTGCACAGGAAAGCCCCGGTCAGATTGGCGGCCAGGATCGTGCTCCACTGATCGAATGTGATCTCCTCCATCGGAACGGCGGGAAGATTCGTACCGGCATTGTTCACCAGGAGATCGAGGCGACCGAAAGCCTCCCGGACCTCTGCGAACAGAGCCTCCACCGAGGCCGGGTCGCCGATATCGGCCGCAACGGCCCTGAGTTTTCCGCCGGTCTCCGCTCCGATCTCGCGGACGGCCGTCTCCAGGACTTCGGCACGCCGGCCGGTGATCACGACCGTAAACCCCTCGGCGCTCAGCGCTTCCGCTATACCGCGGCCCACGCCCGATCCGCCGCCCGTCACCAGCGCAATCTTTCCTTCGCCCGACTTCTGTTCAGCCATGAATTCTCCCGCCTAGTTCGTCCTCGATGTGAATCCGGATAATCTCGTCAAAGCTCTTCTCGGCGCGGAATCCCAGTGCCTCGGCGCGGCGGGCGTCGAAATCCGTGGGCCAGCCCTCCACGATCCGGCGAATCACCGGGTCCGGTTCCCTGCGAATGAGCCGCACCGCCTTCTCGCCCGCGATGCGCCGCAGTGCCTCGATCTCCTCACCCACGAGGGCGGATAGGCCGGGCATCGTCAGATTGCGCCGCGCGCCGACCCCTTCGAGGTCCAGCGTAGCCGCGTGGATGAAGAAATCCACCGCGGAGCGCGGGCTTGCGAACCAGTGGCGCACATCCTCATCCACCGGCAGCACCGCCTCCTGGCCCGCGAGGGGTTCGCGCAGGATGTTGGAGAAAAAGCCAGAGGCCGCCTTGTTCGGCTTACCCGGCCTTATGCAGATCGTGGGCAGCCGGATGCCGAGGCCGTCGAAGAAGCCGCGGCGCGAATAGTCGGAAAGCAAAAGCTCAGAAATCGCCTTCTGGGTGCCGTAGCTCGTGAGCGGCGTGCTGAAGAACTCGTCACCGATCTTCTGCGGAAAGGGCGCACCGAACACGGCGATGGAGGATGCGAAGATAAGGCGAGGGCGGTACGGTTCTTTTTGGCCTTCGAGGCGGATGGCCTCGAAGAGGGCGCGCGTCCCGTCGAGATTGATGCGGTAGCCCTTCTCGAAATCGGCTTCCGCTTCCCCGGAGACGATCGCCGCCAGATGAAAGATGATGTCCGGGCGCATCGCGGCGAGCTTTTCCGCAGACCCGGGCTGGGAGATGTCCATCGCGGATGCTGATGCGAGATCGGCGAGCGCCGGCGGTACGGGCGGTTCCACGACATCGACCAGCGAGAGGCGGCTTATTTCGGCGCCCAGGATCTCTTTTTCCCCGGCAAGCTTTTCGACCAGCTTCCGACCGATCATGCCGGCCGCGCCGATTACAAGCACATGCATCCGCATTTTCCTCCCATCCGCCTCCCCAGAATGCCTCGCCCGGCCTCAAGCACCAAGGAACGCCTCCTCCTCGTGGCACAAGCAGGGTGTCTTGCGACGCCATGCTCATACCGTTCCATTGATCGACCTTCGCAGAAGCACGGCAGGCCTGGAGAACTGTCTGGAGTAGGGCATCCATTCAGCGGCGAGTCAACGCGATTTCAAACGTTTCAGCGCCCGCGGCCGGAGAAGTCGCACCGGATGAATACGGAATCTGAACTCTTTAGAGGAAGAGTGGTGCTGCGAGAGAGGATTGAACTCTCGACCTCTCCCTTACCAAGGGAGTGCTCTACCACTGAGCTACCGCAGCGCCGGATTCGGGCGGCGTTCTGCCACATCGGTTGCCGGAGCGCAAGCGTTAGCTCCATTATGTGGGGAACATACGAGCCGAACGCACCGCCGGGCCCTGCCGGCGTAGCGAGACAGGAGCCTGGGATGACCAAAAAGGAGAAGATCGAGACCAAAAGCGAGCGGCAGAAACGGCTGGCCGCCGAGCTTCGGGCCAATCTTGCCCGAAGAAAGGCGCAAGCGCGATCGCGCCGTGCCGGAGATGCCGACGAGCGCGCAGAGGGCATTCCCTCGGCGAGGAAAGACAGGGGCCAGTAAGCCGTGCGCCGGATCGGAGGGCACCGGACGCATTTTCTTGAACCGGTCGCGGCCTTGCTCTAGGACAGGCGGGATTTGCGACCATACAACGCCGGGATTCGTTCCACCCCGGGAAAGAGACATTCATGGACCGCATACGCATCCGCGGCGGCAGCGAACTCAACGGTACCATCCCGATCTCCGGGGCGAAGAATGCCGCGCTGCCCCTGATGATCGCCTCGCTTCTGACCGACGACACGCTGACGCTCGAGAACGTGCCGCATCTCGCCGATGTCGAACAGCTCATCCGCATTCTTGGCAATCACGGCGTGGACTACTCCGTCAACGGACGCCGTGAGAACCAGGACAAGGGCTATTCGCGCACCATCCACTTCACCGCGCGCTCGATCGTCGACACCACCGCGCCCTATGATCTCGTCTCCAAGATGCGCGCGAGCTTCTGGGTGATCGGCCCGCTTCTGGCGCGCATGGGCGAGGCGCGGGTGTCCCTGCCCGGCGGCTGCGCCATCGGCACGCGGCCGGTCGATCTCTTCATCGAAGGCTTGCGCGCACTCGGAGCCGAGATCGATATCGAGGCCGGCTATGTGCTGGCCCGGGCCCGGAACGGGCTCGTCGGCGCGCGCTACCGGTTCCCAAAGGTCTCCGTCGGCGCGACGCATGTGATGATCATGGCCGCCTCGCTCGCCAAGGGCACCACGGTGCTGGAAAACGCGGCGCGGGAGCCTGAGATCGTCAACCTGGCGGAGTGCCTCAATGCCATGGGAGCGAAGATCTCCGGCGCGGGCACCCCCACCATGACAATCGAGGGTGTCACCAGCCTTTCAGGGGCGCGCCACCGCATCATCCCGGACCGGATCGAGACCGGCACCTACGCGATGGCGGTCGCCATGGCAGGCGGCGACGTGCTGCTCGAGGGCGCGCGCGCAGACCTTCTGGAAACGGCGCTCGGCATCTTCGAACAGACCGGCGCCGAGATCATCCGCGCCAATACGGGAATCCGCGTCAAGCGCAACGGCGCCGGCATCAGCGCCGTCGACGTGTCGACTGATCCCTTCCCGGGCTTTCCCACCGATCTGCAGGCGCAGTTCATGGCGCTCATGACCATGGCGAAAGGCCAATCGCGAATCACGGAGACCATTTTCGAGAACCGCTTCATGCATGTTCAGGAGCTTGCGCGCCTCGGCGCACGCATCTCCCTTTCCGGCCAGACGGCGATCGTCGAAGGCGTGGACAGGCTGAAGGGCGCTCCCGTCATGGCGACGGATCTGCGCGCCTCGGTGTCTCTGGTGATCGCGGGCCTTGCGGCGGAAGGCGAGACGATGGTCAACCGCGTCTATCATCTCGACCGCGGTTTCGAACGGCTGGAAGAAAAACTCTCCGGCTGCGGCGCGGAGATCGAGCGCATTTCGGGGTGAACCGCCATGGGGGGCGGCCCACTCGTCTTGTTCAGCTTCTCCCGCCGGCCGAATAGGAATGTGAGTAATGGATCTGTTGAAGCTCGCCGCGCTCGATGAGGAGGACCTGAGCATCATCTCCGCGCATGTGCAGGACGCGGTGATGAAGACGGGGGAGATCACCTATCTCAGAGGCGAAAAGCGACTTTCCATCGCCATGCGGCGTTTCGCATGGGAAAAAGAGAGGAAAGGCTTCTTCCTTCGCCGCCAGCCGCATGAACGGCGCCTTGCAGCGCTCACGTTCGATCGGGTGCTTGCTGTCCGCGCCGCCGGTATAGACGTGAAAAAGGCGGACGAGGTGCTGTCGCTGCTGGCCGTGCGGTTCGTGCCACGCGAATCGCCTTCCGGTACGATCGAGCTCGCCTTCTCGGGTGGAGCCACGATCCATCTGGATGTGGAATGCATCGAGGCCCGGCTGAGCGACCTGGGCGCGGCCTGGGAAACGCCGGTTCGCCCCCGACACAGCGCATGATAGGCTTGAGCCCATGACGACGAGGCTTTCCACCGCCGAAGCCGATTTCGAGGCCCGCTTCTCCGCCTTCCTCTCGACAAAGCGCGAGGTTTCGGAGGAGGTCGACGCGGCCGTCCGCGAGATCGTCGCCCGTGTGCGGGCCGAGGGGGACAGCGCGGTTGCCGAGTACACGCAGCGCTTCGACCGCTTCGATGTCCAGAAGGCCGGCATGCGGATTTCGCGCCAGGAGATAGAGGCCGCCTACGAGAATATCGATAGCGAGACACTCGACGCGCTCAAACTCGCGAAGGAGCGCATCGAGGCGCATCATCGCCGGCAGCTTCCAACAGATGCGCGCTATACGGATGCGCTCGGGGTCGAACTTGGCTGGCGCTGGACGCCGGTCGGCGCCGTGGGTCTTTATGTGCCGGGCGGCCTCGCAAGCTATCCGAGCTCCGTGCTCATGAACGCGGTGCCGGCGCGGGTAGCCGGCGTGGAGCGGGTCGTGATCGCCACTCCCACGCCCGGCGGCGAAATCAATCCGCTGGTGCTGGTGGCCGCGGATCTGGCCGGTGTCGCCGAGATCCTGCGCATCGGCGGGGCCCAGGCGATCGCGGCATTGGCCCATGGCACCGAAACCATTTCGCCCGTAGGCAAGATCGTCGGTCCGGGCAATGCCTATGTGTCGGCCGCCAAGCGGCAGGTTTTCGGCCAGGTGGGCATCGATATGATCGCAGGCCCCTCGGAAGTGCTGGTGGTCGCCGACCGCGACAACGACCCGGACTGGATCGCGGCCGATCTTCTCGCGCAGGCCGAGCACGACACGGCGGCGCAGTCCATCCTCATGACGGACGATCCTCGATTCGCCGAGGCGGTGGCCGAGGCGGTGGAACGGCAGTTGAAGCTTCTGTCACGGTCGGAGATCGCCGGCGCGAGCTGGCGCGACTTCGGCGCCATCATCCTCGTGCGCAGTTTCGAGGAGGTGCCGGCGCTCGTCGACCGCATCGCGCCCGAGCATCTGGAACTTGCGATCCAAAACGCGGAGATGCTGCTCTTGCGCATCAACAATGCGGGCGCCGTTTTTCTCGGCCGGCATACGCCGGAGGTGATCGGCGACTATGTGGGAGGGTCGAACCACGTCCTGCCCACCGCGCGCTCTGCCCGCTTCTCCTCCGGCCTTTCCGTGCTCGATTTCGTCAAGCGCATGTCCATCCTTCGGCTCGATGCGGAACAGCTCCGTGCCCTTGGACCAGCGGCAATCGCCCTTGCCAAGGCCGAAGGGCTGGAGGCACATGGCCGCTCCGTCTCGATACGGCTGAACCTATAGGGCGGCCGATGGGCGAGCGGACTCCCGGCAAGGCGCGCCTCATCGATGTCGAGCTGGACGAGACGGTCGGACGCGCGGCACCCGATATCGAGCACGAACGCGCCGTCGCCATTTTCGACCTGGTGGAGGAAAACAGCTTCCAGCCCGTGGGTGATTCCGGGGACGGCCCCTACCGGCTGAAGATCTCGCTGGTCGATTCGCGCCTGGTGCTGACGGTGACACGGGAAAGCGGCGAGCCCGTCGTCACGCATATGCTCTCGCTCACCCCGTTCCGGCGCATCGTGAAGGACTATTTCCTCGTCTGCGAGAGCTATTACCAGGCCATCCGCTCCGCCACGCCGAGCCAGATCGAGGCCATCGACATGGGCCGGCGCGGGCTCCACAACGAGGGATCACAAACGTTGATGGATCGCCTCAGCGGCAAGATCGCAGTAGATTTCGATACGGCGCGGCGACTCTTCACGCTTGTCTGCGTTCTGCACTGGCGGGGCTGAAAATGACGCCGCAGCCGACTGAGAGGACCCCAACGCAAACAACCTCCGCGCGCGCGCTGCCGCGCTCCGTTCTATTCTTGTGCGGACAGAACTCCATCCGTTCGCCGATGGCCGAGGCGCTCGCCAAACGTATCCT is part of the Chelativorans sp. AA-79 genome and encodes:
- a CDS encoding sugar ABC transporter permease, giving the protein MSTISPEAPRLTLSAFMQNGNVLAFLFMLPAAVFLVCFLTYPLGLGVWLGFTDTRIGRDGIFIGLENYEFLSRDSVFWLSVFNTLLYTVVASVLKFGLGLWLALLLNEKLPFKSILRAIVLLPWVVPTVLSALAFWWIYDSQFSIISWSLIQLGIIDSPINFLGSPNNARASVIAANVWRGIPFVAICLLAGLQTIPQSLQEAASLDGATGWQRFRYVTLPMLTPIIAVVMTFSVLFTFTDFQLIYVLTKGGPVNATHLMATLSFQRAIPGGQLGEGAAIAVAMIPFLLAAIMFSFFGLQRRKWQQGGQD
- a CDS encoding ABC transporter substrate-binding protein — encoded protein: MTIKRRDFLAGSAGLAGMAGLGALGLRPAFAESEPTYTPEEGASLRLLRWVPFVKGDEEAWNANTQKFTEQTGVQVRVDQESWEDIRPKAAVAANVGSGPDMVMAWFDDAHQYPDKLVDLTELANYLGEKYGGWYDGLRGYATRGDQFIAMPLTAIGNAVCYRDSHMKAAGFSEFPQDTDGFLELCKAMKAAGTPAGFPHGKAVGDGNNYAHWLLWSHGGKMVDEQGRVTINSPETIEAINYAKALYETFIPGTESWLDINNNRAFLAGQISLTANGVSLYYAAKNDQALQEIAEDIRTTNFPIGPVGESAELHQTSSILLFNHCQYPEAAKAYIKFMMEADQMNAWIEGSSAYCCQPLKAFADNPVWTADPVHAPYARASETLRPNGYAGPLGYASAGVMADYVLVDMFASAVTGQTTPEEAAAEAERRANRYYRI
- the ugpC gene encoding sn-glycerol-3-phosphate ABC transporter ATP-binding protein UgpC, giving the protein MAEVQFVDVKKSFGAVPVIKGVNIGIDDGEFVILVGPSGCGKSTLLRMLAGLENISAGAIRIGDRIVNAVPPKDRDIAMVFQNYALYPHMTVADNMAFSLKLKGAAKEERDKRVNAAAEILGLSHLLDRYPRQLSGGQRQRVAMGRAIVRDPQVFLFDEPLSNLDAKLRVAMRAEIKELHQRLQTTTVYVTHDQIEAMTMADKIVVMHDGIVEQIGAPLDLYDRPANLFVAGFIGSPAMNMIHGRLDPENRTVFVAEDGTRLPVADPGQNAVGRDLVYGVRPEFISLDPAGFPAEVIVTEPTGYETHMIVRLGGGEANCVFRERVQARPGETINLAIDADRVHLFDREAGQRLSA
- a CDS encoding SDR family oxidoreductase is translated as MAEQKSGEGKIALVTGGGSGVGRGIAEALSAEGFTVVITGRRAEVLETAVREIGAETGGKLRAVAADIGDPASVEALFAEVREAFGRLDLLVNNAGTNLPAVPMEEITFDQWSTILAANLTGAFLCTQQAMRLMKAQTPRGGRIINNGSISAQTPRPHSAPYTATKHAITGLTKSTALDGRPFDIACGQIDIGNASTDMTSRMSVGVLQASGETAVEPTIPVAHIAKAVIYMASLPLDANVLTMTVMATKMPLVGRG
- the denD gene encoding D-erythronate dehydrogenase encodes the protein MHVLVIGAAGMIGRKLVEKLAGEKEILGAEISRLSLVDVVEPPVPPALADLASASAMDISQPGSAEKLAAMRPDIIFHLAAIVSGEAEADFEKGYRINLDGTRALFEAIRLEGQKEPYRPRLIFASSIAVFGAPFPQKIGDEFFSTPLTSYGTQKAISELLLSDYSRRGFFDGLGIRLPTICIRPGKPNKAASGFFSNILREPLAGQEAVLPVDEDVRHWFASPRSAVDFFIHAATLDLEGVGARRNLTMPGLSALVGEEIEALRRIAGEKAVRLIRREPDPVIRRIVEGWPTDFDARRAEALGFRAEKSFDEIIRIHIEDELGGRIHG
- the murA gene encoding UDP-N-acetylglucosamine 1-carboxyvinyltransferase; the encoded protein is MDRIRIRGGSELNGTIPISGAKNAALPLMIASLLTDDTLTLENVPHLADVEQLIRILGNHGVDYSVNGRRENQDKGYSRTIHFTARSIVDTTAPYDLVSKMRASFWVIGPLLARMGEARVSLPGGCAIGTRPVDLFIEGLRALGAEIDIEAGYVLARARNGLVGARYRFPKVSVGATHVMIMAASLAKGTTVLENAAREPEIVNLAECLNAMGAKISGAGTPTMTIEGVTSLSGARHRIIPDRIETGTYAMAVAMAGGDVLLEGARADLLETALGIFEQTGAEIIRANTGIRVKRNGAGISAVDVSTDPFPGFPTDLQAQFMALMTMAKGQSRITETIFENRFMHVQELARLGARISLSGQTAIVEGVDRLKGAPVMATDLRASVSLVIAGLAAEGETMVNRVYHLDRGFERLEEKLSGCGAEIERISG
- a CDS encoding DUF2948 family protein, which produces MDLLKLAALDEEDLSIISAHVQDAVMKTGEITYLRGEKRLSIAMRRFAWEKERKGFFLRRQPHERRLAALTFDRVLAVRAAGIDVKKADEVLSLLAVRFVPRESPSGTIELAFSGGATIHLDVECIEARLSDLGAAWETPVRPRHSA
- the hisD gene encoding histidinol dehydrogenase; its protein translation is MTTRLSTAEADFEARFSAFLSTKREVSEEVDAAVREIVARVRAEGDSAVAEYTQRFDRFDVQKAGMRISRQEIEAAYENIDSETLDALKLAKERIEAHHRRQLPTDARYTDALGVELGWRWTPVGAVGLYVPGGLASYPSSVLMNAVPARVAGVERVVIATPTPGGEINPLVLVAADLAGVAEILRIGGAQAIAALAHGTETISPVGKIVGPGNAYVSAAKRQVFGQVGIDMIAGPSEVLVVADRDNDPDWIAADLLAQAEHDTAAQSILMTDDPRFAEAVAEAVERQLKLLSRSEIAGASWRDFGAIILVRSFEEVPALVDRIAPEHLELAIQNAEMLLLRINNAGAVFLGRHTPEVIGDYVGGSNHVLPTARSARFSSGLSVLDFVKRMSILRLDAEQLRALGPAAIALAKAEGLEAHGRSVSIRLNL
- a CDS encoding UPF0262 family protein; amino-acid sequence: MGERTPGKARLIDVELDETVGRAAPDIEHERAVAIFDLVEENSFQPVGDSGDGPYRLKISLVDSRLVLTVTRESGEPVVTHMLSLTPFRRIVKDYFLVCESYYQAIRSATPSQIEAIDMGRRGLHNEGSQTLMDRLSGKIAVDFDTARRLFTLVCVLHWRG